The DNA segment TATGCAATCTTACGAAACAGCAGCGATCCTTCAGAGTCTCACACTTTGCGGTCTCCGAACTAGCTAATTTACAGTCAAATTTTTGCCAATCGAAGAAGATTCCCGGCACAAAAGGACTCGATCTCTTTTATTTGCCTAAGCATGAATTGGGAGGTGATTTCTTAGATATCGTTCCTATTTCACCTACTTGTTATGCAATAACTTGCGCCGATGTCTCAGGCCACGATCTCAAAGCTGCCTACATTTCATCTTACTTTCAAGGGATGGCGCGTGGAATGTTACAAAAAGGCGCAGCTCTCCATGAAGTCATAGAAAGTATTAACCACATCCTACTCAAAGAATGGAATAGTTTGGAGACTTCACAAAAAGGGTGTGTCAATTTTTCTCTAGCTGCTGCATTTACACTCATAGATACTGAGACTGGCTCAGCAGAAATTTATAATTGCGGGTTCCCTGCCCCTATACTGGTAGATAAAGATGGTGTTACCTATTTTTGGGAGGATGGCTCTCAACCTTTAGGATGGTTTGAAGAAGGAATTTTCAGCCACAGCTCGTATTTACTAAAGGATATCAACTATATTATTATGCATACAGACGGTCACAGTGACCTTGCAGATAGTCTAGACATTCATCCCATGAGCCTTGCATACTGGTTGCTCAATCTAGAAACAAAACAAGAACACTACGAAATAACGAGCTTAGCTACTGACGACATCCTACTTGCAAATGTTAATTTAAATAAAAATGAAGAGGGTTTTTTCCCCATCTTTCAGCAAAAGCTTACACAACTGGATATCCCACGGATCGATACCGTGCAGAGTGAATGGGAGCGTTCTCTTATCT comes from the Verrucomicrobiota bacterium genome and includes:
- a CDS encoding fused response regulator/phosphatase, whose protein sequence is MSEIDTQGLAEKPRRILLVDNEACSLEYLKACLKKVDCAYDTACNNREAKDIISRASASSFHCIITNCDIAEENTIELIEWIKNVDETLSTVIIADPREKEFGTDTLRKGASDYLEKPVPPKLIAEVVNRLCNLTKQQRSFRVSHFAVSELANLQSNFCQSKKIPGTKGLDLFYLPKHELGGDFLDIVPISPTCYAITCADVSGHDLKAAYISSYFQGMARGMLQKGAALHEVIESINHILLKEWNSLETSQKGCVNFSLAAAFTLIDTETGSAEIYNCGFPAPILVDKDGVTYFWEDGSQPLGWFEEGIFSHSSYLLKDINYIIMHTDGHSDLADSLDIHPMSLAYWLLNLETKQEHYEITSLATDDILLANVNLNKNEEGFFPIFQQKLTQLDIPRIDTVQSEWERSLIFALPQEEIEPRMNDILLCCREITLNALKHGCTDAEGSFCDVTFSYQKASNILSAWIDDHGPGFEFNKQEVLAEMGTMLIQKSHISLGLITVSGLSDDIQNIRNGSCTRMNFKLGHTNL